In Ochotona princeps isolate mOchPri1 chromosome 21, mOchPri1.hap1, whole genome shotgun sequence, a single genomic region encodes these proteins:
- the IP6K1 gene encoding inositol hexakisphosphate kinase 1 isoform X1: MCVCQTMEVGQYGKNASRTGDRGVLLEPFIHQVGGHSSMMRYDDHTVCKPLISREQRFYESLPPEMKEFTPEYKGVVSVCFEGDSDGYINLVAYPYVESETVEQDDTPEREQPRRKHSRRSLHRSGSGSDHKEEKGSLSLEASESSQEAKSPKVELHCHSDVPFQMLDGNSGLGSEKISHNPWSLRCHKQQLSRMRSESKDRKLYKFLLLENVVHHFKYPCVLDLKMGTRQHGDDASAEKAARQMRKCEQSTSATLGVRVCGMQVYQLDTGHYLCRNKYYGRGLSIEGFRNALYQYLHNGLDLRRDLFEPILSKLRGLKAVLERQASYRFYSSSLLVIYDGKECRSEMRLKHLDMGLPEVASPSVPSPSSASPDAGPSSPPKVDVRMIDFAHSTFKGFRDDPTVHDGPDRGYVFGLESLISIMEQMRDENQ; encoded by the exons ATGTGTGTTTGTCAAACCATGGAAGTGGGGCAGTATGGCAAGAACGCAAGTCGAACTGGAGACCGGGGAGTCCTGCTGGAACCCTTCATCCACCAGGTGGGCGGCCACAGCAGCATGATGCGCTACGATGACCACACTGTGTGCAAGCCCCTCATCTCCCGGGAACAGCGGTTCTACGAATCCCTCCCGCCAGAAATGAAGGAATTCACCCCCGAGTACAAAG GTGTGGTGTCCGTCTGTTTTGAGGGGGACAGTGACGGTTACATCAACTTGGTGGCTTACCCATATGTGGAAAGTGAGACTGTGGAGCAGGATGACACACCTGAACGAGAACAGCCTCGACGCAAGCACTCCCGCCGCAGCCTGCACCGGTCTGGGAGTGGCAGTGACCACAAGGAGGAGAAAGGCTCCCTGTCGCTTGAAGCCTCTGAGAG CTCCCAGGAGGCAAAAAGCCCAAAGGTGGAGCTGCACTGCCACTCGGACGTCCCCTTCCAGATGCTGGATGGCAACAGTGGGCTGGGTTCTGAGAAGATCAGTCACAACCCGTGGAGCCTGCGCTGCCACAAGCAGCAGCTGAGCCGCATGCGCTCCGAGTCCAAGGACCGCAAACTCTACA AGTTCTTGCTGCTGGAGAATGTGGTGCACCACTTCAAGTACCCCTGTGTGCTGGACTTGAAGATGGGCACCCGGCAGCACGGCGACGACGCGTCAGCTGAGAAGGCAGCCCGGCAGATGCGGAAGTGCGAGCAGAGCACGTCCGCCACGCTGGGCGTCCGGGTCTGTGGCATGCAG GTGTACCAGCTGGACACAGGGCATTACCTCTGCAGGAACAAGTACTATGGCCGAGGGCTCTCCATCGAAGGCTTCCGCAATGCCCTTTATCAGTACCTGCACAACGGCCTGGACCTGCGACGTGACCTCTTTGAGCCTATCCTGAGCAAACTGCGGGGCCTCAAGGCTGTGCTGGAGCGGCAGGCCTCCTACCGCTtctactccagttccctgcttgtcatCTATGATGGCAAGGAGTGCCGATCGGAGATGCGCCTCAAGCACCTGGACATGGGGCTCCCTGAGGTGGCGTCACccagtgtgcccagccccagcagtgccAGCCCTGACGCAGGCCCTTCCTCTCCACCCAAGGTGGATGTCCGCATGATTGACTTTGCACACAGCACATTCAAGGGCTTCCGGGATGACCCCACCGTGCACGACGGGCCCGACAGAGGCTACGTGTTCGGCTTGGAGAGCCTCATCAGCATCATGGAGCAGATGCGAGATGAGAATCAGTAG
- the IP6K1 gene encoding inositol hexakisphosphate kinase 1 isoform X2 encodes MCCVLCPQCATGPQRNVCLSNHGSGAVWQERKSNWRPGSPAGTLHPPGVVSVCFEGDSDGYINLVAYPYVESETVEQDDTPEREQPRRKHSRRSLHRSGSGSDHKEEKGSLSLEASESSQEAKSPKVELHCHSDVPFQMLDGNSGLGSEKISHNPWSLRCHKQQLSRMRSESKDRKLYKFLLLENVVHHFKYPCVLDLKMGTRQHGDDASAEKAARQMRKCEQSTSATLGVRVCGMQVYQLDTGHYLCRNKYYGRGLSIEGFRNALYQYLHNGLDLRRDLFEPILSKLRGLKAVLERQASYRFYSSSLLVIYDGKECRSEMRLKHLDMGLPEVASPSVPSPSSASPDAGPSSPPKVDVRMIDFAHSTFKGFRDDPTVHDGPDRGYVFGLESLISIMEQMRDENQ; translated from the exons ATGTGCTGCGTCCTCTGCCCTCAGTGTGCAACTGGCCCCCAACGCAATGTGTGTTTGTCAAACCATGGAAGTGGGGCAGTATGGCAAGAACGCAAGTCGAACTGGAGACCGGGGAGTCCTGCTGGAACCCTTCATCCACCAG GTGTGGTGTCCGTCTGTTTTGAGGGGGACAGTGACGGTTACATCAACTTGGTGGCTTACCCATATGTGGAAAGTGAGACTGTGGAGCAGGATGACACACCTGAACGAGAACAGCCTCGACGCAAGCACTCCCGCCGCAGCCTGCACCGGTCTGGGAGTGGCAGTGACCACAAGGAGGAGAAAGGCTCCCTGTCGCTTGAAGCCTCTGAGAG CTCCCAGGAGGCAAAAAGCCCAAAGGTGGAGCTGCACTGCCACTCGGACGTCCCCTTCCAGATGCTGGATGGCAACAGTGGGCTGGGTTCTGAGAAGATCAGTCACAACCCGTGGAGCCTGCGCTGCCACAAGCAGCAGCTGAGCCGCATGCGCTCCGAGTCCAAGGACCGCAAACTCTACA AGTTCTTGCTGCTGGAGAATGTGGTGCACCACTTCAAGTACCCCTGTGTGCTGGACTTGAAGATGGGCACCCGGCAGCACGGCGACGACGCGTCAGCTGAGAAGGCAGCCCGGCAGATGCGGAAGTGCGAGCAGAGCACGTCCGCCACGCTGGGCGTCCGGGTCTGTGGCATGCAG GTGTACCAGCTGGACACAGGGCATTACCTCTGCAGGAACAAGTACTATGGCCGAGGGCTCTCCATCGAAGGCTTCCGCAATGCCCTTTATCAGTACCTGCACAACGGCCTGGACCTGCGACGTGACCTCTTTGAGCCTATCCTGAGCAAACTGCGGGGCCTCAAGGCTGTGCTGGAGCGGCAGGCCTCCTACCGCTtctactccagttccctgcttgtcatCTATGATGGCAAGGAGTGCCGATCGGAGATGCGCCTCAAGCACCTGGACATGGGGCTCCCTGAGGTGGCGTCACccagtgtgcccagccccagcagtgccAGCCCTGACGCAGGCCCTTCCTCTCCACCCAAGGTGGATGTCCGCATGATTGACTTTGCACACAGCACATTCAAGGGCTTCCGGGATGACCCCACCGTGCACGACGGGCCCGACAGAGGCTACGTGTTCGGCTTGGAGAGCCTCATCAGCATCATGGAGCAGATGCGAGATGAGAATCAGTAG